A part of Apodemus sylvaticus chromosome 19, mApoSyl1.1, whole genome shotgun sequence genomic DNA contains:
- the Ddx50 gene encoding ATP-dependent RNA helicase DDX50 isoform X2, translating into MPGKLLWGDIMELEAPLEESESQRKERQKSDRRKSRHRSESEERTETRENGVTDAVDAPKPKKAKMREKLNGDAKEGLRFSDDFSPSHKSRRKDLPNGDVDEYEKRSKRVSSSENSHKSSDKAEETLTREQKEGAFSNFSISEETIKLLKGRGVTYLFPIQVKTFGPVYEGKDLIAQARTGTGKTFSFAIPLIERLQRNQETIKKSRSPKVLVLAPTRELANQVAKDFKDITRKLSVACFYGGTSYQSQINQIRNGIDILVGTPGRIKDHLQSGRLDLSKLRHVVLDEVDQMLDLGFAEQVEDIIHESYKTDSEDNPQTLLFSATCPQWVYKVAKKYMKSRYEQVDLVGKMTQKAATTVEHLAIQCHWSQRPAVIGDVLQVYSGSEGRAIIFCETKKNVTEMAMNPHIKQNAQCLHGDIAQSQREITLKGFREGSFKVLVATNVAARGLDIPEVDLVIQSSPPQDVESYIHRSGRTGRAGRTGICVCFYQPRERGQLRYVEQKAGITFKRVGVPSTMDLVKSKSMDAIRSLASVSYAAVDFFRPSAQRLIEEKGAVDALAAALAHISGASSFEPRSLITSDKGFVTMTLESPEEIQDVSCAWKELNRKLSSTAVSQVTRMCLLKGNMGVCFDVPTSESERLQAEWHDSDWILSVPAKLPEIEEYYDGNTSSNPRQRSGWSGGRSGRSGRSGGRSGGRSGRQSRQGSRSGSRQDGRRRSGNRNRSRSGGHKRNFD; encoded by the exons ATGCCCGGGAAACTCCTCTGGGGAGACATCATGGAGCTCGAGGCCCCTTTGGAAGAGTCCGAGAGCCAGAGGAAGGAGCGGCAAAAG AGTGATCGAAGGAAGTCAAGGCACCGTTCTGAATCAGAGGAGagaacagaaacaagagaaaatggTGTTACAGATGCCGTGGATGCTCCCAAGCCCAAAAAGGCTAAAATGAGAGAGAAGCTAAATGGAGACGCCAAAGAAGGACTTAGATTTTCAGATGACTTCTCCCCATCTCATAAGTCAAGAAGAAAAGACCTGCCAAATGGGGATGTGGATGAGTATGAGAAAAGGTCAAAGCGAGTGTCGTCCTCAGAAAACTCTCACAAGTCCAGTGATAAAGCCGAGGAG ACTCTAACACGTGAACAAAAGGAAGGGGCCTTCTCTAATTTCTCCATCTCTGAGGAGACCATAAAGCTTCTGAAAG GTCGAGGGGTAACATATCTCTTTCCTATTCAAGTTAAAACCTTTGGTCCTGTATATGAAGGAAAAGATTTAATTGCTCAAGCCCGGACAGGAACAGGAAAGACATTCTCTTTTGCCATACCCTTGATTGAAAGGctccaaagaaatcaagaaacaattaaaaaaagcCGCTCACCAAAG GTACTCGTTTTGGCTCCAACAAGGGAATTGGCAAATCAAGTAGCCAAAGATTTCAAAGATATAACTAGAAAACTCAGTGTGGCGTGTTTTTATGGTGGAACATCTTATCAAAGCCAGA TTAATCAAATTCGGAATGGTATTGACATCCTTGTTGGGACCCCAGGGCGTATCAAAGACCATCTGCAAAGCGGCCGTTTGGACCTTTCAAAGCTACGCCATGTTGTCCTTGATGAAGTAGATCAAATGTTAGATTTAGGTTTTGCTGAACAAGTCGAAGATATTATTCATGAATCCTACAAAACTG attcaGAAGACAATCCTCAGACCTTACTTTTTTCTGCAACTTGCCCACAGTGGGTATACAAAGTTgcaaaaaaatacatgaaatccAGATATGAACAGGTTGACCTTGTTGGAAAAATGACTCAAAAAGCTGCAACCACTGTGGAA caTTTGGCTATCCAGTGCCATTGGTCTCAGAGACCAGCAGTTATTGGAGATGTCCTTCAGGTCTACAGTGGATCTGAAGGGAGAGCTATTATCTTTTGTGAGACTAAGAAGAATGTTACTGAAATGGCCATGAATCCACACATAAAGCAG aaTGCCCAGTGTTTGCATGGAGATATTGCACAGTCACAAAGAGAAATTACCTTGAAAGGCTTTAGAGAAGGTAGTTTTAAAGTTTTGGTGGCAACCAATGTGGCTGCTCGTGGCTTGGACATTCCTGAGGTTGACCTTGTGATTCAGAGTTCTCCTCCACAG GATGTTGAATCCTATATCCATCGCTCTGGGCGCACAGGTAGAGCTGGCCGGACAGGaatttgtgtatgtttttatcAACCAAGGGAAAGAGGTCAACTGAGATATGTGGAGCAGAAAGCC GGAATTACTTTTAAACGTGTAGGTGTTCCTTCCACAATGGATTTAGTTAAGTCTAAAAGCATGGATGCCATCAG gtctctggcttctgtttcttATGCTGCTGTTGATTTTTTTCGACCATCAGCTCAAAGACTGATAGAAGAAAAGGGGGCAGTAGATGCATTGGCTGCAGCATTAGCTCATATTTCTGGTGCATCAAGCTTTGAACCACGATCTTTGATCACTTCTGATAAG GGGTTTGTGACCATGACTCTAGAAAGCCCAGAAGAAATACAGGATGTCAGCTGTGCTTGGAAGGAACTTAACAGAAAGCTCAGTAGTACTGCTGTGTCTCAAGTAACCAGAATGTGCCTCCTGAAAGGAAATATG GGTGTTTGCTTTGATGTTCCTACAAGTGAGTCAGAAAGATTACAG GCAGAGTGGCATGATTCAGACTGGATACTCTCAGTGCCAGCCAAATTACCTGAAATAGAAGAATATTATGATGGAAACACATCTTCTAATCCCAGACAGAGGAGTGGCTGGTCTGGTGGCCGGTCAGGCCGTTCAGGCCGGTCTGGTGGTCGATCTGGTGGCCGATCAGGTAGACAGAGTCGACAGGGGAGTCGGTCAGGAAGTCGGCAAGATGGTAGAAGACGAAGTGGGAACCGAAATCGATCAAGAAGTGGGGGCCATAAACGGAATTTTGACTGA
- the Ddx50 gene encoding ATP-dependent RNA helicase DDX50 isoform X1, producing MVPAHQEPVVEFLEALPPPPSETKNKKTRKIEDLKVLRKNAQSDRRKSRHRSESEERTETRENGVTDAVDAPKPKKAKMREKLNGDAKEGLRFSDDFSPSHKSRRKDLPNGDVDEYEKRSKRVSSSENSHKSSDKAEETLTREQKEGAFSNFSISEETIKLLKGRGVTYLFPIQVKTFGPVYEGKDLIAQARTGTGKTFSFAIPLIERLQRNQETIKKSRSPKVLVLAPTRELANQVAKDFKDITRKLSVACFYGGTSYQSQINQIRNGIDILVGTPGRIKDHLQSGRLDLSKLRHVVLDEVDQMLDLGFAEQVEDIIHESYKTDSEDNPQTLLFSATCPQWVYKVAKKYMKSRYEQVDLVGKMTQKAATTVEHLAIQCHWSQRPAVIGDVLQVYSGSEGRAIIFCETKKNVTEMAMNPHIKQNAQCLHGDIAQSQREITLKGFREGSFKVLVATNVAARGLDIPEVDLVIQSSPPQDVESYIHRSGRTGRAGRTGICVCFYQPRERGQLRYVEQKAGITFKRVGVPSTMDLVKSKSMDAIRSLASVSYAAVDFFRPSAQRLIEEKGAVDALAAALAHISGASSFEPRSLITSDKGFVTMTLESPEEIQDVSCAWKELNRKLSSTAVSQVTRMCLLKGNMGVCFDVPTSESERLQAEWHDSDWILSVPAKLPEIEEYYDGNTSSNPRQRSGWSGGRSGRSGRSGGRSGGRSGRQSRQGSRSGSRQDGRRRSGNRNRSRSGGHKRNFD from the exons ATGGTCCCTGCCCACCAGGAGCCTGTAGTGGAATTTTTAGAGGCTCTACCCCCACCTCCATccgagacaaaaaacaaaaaaacccgaaAAATAGAGGATCTTAAGGTGCTAAGAAAAAACGCACAG AGTGATCGAAGGAAGTCAAGGCACCGTTCTGAATCAGAGGAGagaacagaaacaagagaaaatggTGTTACAGATGCCGTGGATGCTCCCAAGCCCAAAAAGGCTAAAATGAGAGAGAAGCTAAATGGAGACGCCAAAGAAGGACTTAGATTTTCAGATGACTTCTCCCCATCTCATAAGTCAAGAAGAAAAGACCTGCCAAATGGGGATGTGGATGAGTATGAGAAAAGGTCAAAGCGAGTGTCGTCCTCAGAAAACTCTCACAAGTCCAGTGATAAAGCCGAGGAG ACTCTAACACGTGAACAAAAGGAAGGGGCCTTCTCTAATTTCTCCATCTCTGAGGAGACCATAAAGCTTCTGAAAG GTCGAGGGGTAACATATCTCTTTCCTATTCAAGTTAAAACCTTTGGTCCTGTATATGAAGGAAAAGATTTAATTGCTCAAGCCCGGACAGGAACAGGAAAGACATTCTCTTTTGCCATACCCTTGATTGAAAGGctccaaagaaatcaagaaacaattaaaaaaagcCGCTCACCAAAG GTACTCGTTTTGGCTCCAACAAGGGAATTGGCAAATCAAGTAGCCAAAGATTTCAAAGATATAACTAGAAAACTCAGTGTGGCGTGTTTTTATGGTGGAACATCTTATCAAAGCCAGA TTAATCAAATTCGGAATGGTATTGACATCCTTGTTGGGACCCCAGGGCGTATCAAAGACCATCTGCAAAGCGGCCGTTTGGACCTTTCAAAGCTACGCCATGTTGTCCTTGATGAAGTAGATCAAATGTTAGATTTAGGTTTTGCTGAACAAGTCGAAGATATTATTCATGAATCCTACAAAACTG attcaGAAGACAATCCTCAGACCTTACTTTTTTCTGCAACTTGCCCACAGTGGGTATACAAAGTTgcaaaaaaatacatgaaatccAGATATGAACAGGTTGACCTTGTTGGAAAAATGACTCAAAAAGCTGCAACCACTGTGGAA caTTTGGCTATCCAGTGCCATTGGTCTCAGAGACCAGCAGTTATTGGAGATGTCCTTCAGGTCTACAGTGGATCTGAAGGGAGAGCTATTATCTTTTGTGAGACTAAGAAGAATGTTACTGAAATGGCCATGAATCCACACATAAAGCAG aaTGCCCAGTGTTTGCATGGAGATATTGCACAGTCACAAAGAGAAATTACCTTGAAAGGCTTTAGAGAAGGTAGTTTTAAAGTTTTGGTGGCAACCAATGTGGCTGCTCGTGGCTTGGACATTCCTGAGGTTGACCTTGTGATTCAGAGTTCTCCTCCACAG GATGTTGAATCCTATATCCATCGCTCTGGGCGCACAGGTAGAGCTGGCCGGACAGGaatttgtgtatgtttttatcAACCAAGGGAAAGAGGTCAACTGAGATATGTGGAGCAGAAAGCC GGAATTACTTTTAAACGTGTAGGTGTTCCTTCCACAATGGATTTAGTTAAGTCTAAAAGCATGGATGCCATCAG gtctctggcttctgtttcttATGCTGCTGTTGATTTTTTTCGACCATCAGCTCAAAGACTGATAGAAGAAAAGGGGGCAGTAGATGCATTGGCTGCAGCATTAGCTCATATTTCTGGTGCATCAAGCTTTGAACCACGATCTTTGATCACTTCTGATAAG GGGTTTGTGACCATGACTCTAGAAAGCCCAGAAGAAATACAGGATGTCAGCTGTGCTTGGAAGGAACTTAACAGAAAGCTCAGTAGTACTGCTGTGTCTCAAGTAACCAGAATGTGCCTCCTGAAAGGAAATATG GGTGTTTGCTTTGATGTTCCTACAAGTGAGTCAGAAAGATTACAG GCAGAGTGGCATGATTCAGACTGGATACTCTCAGTGCCAGCCAAATTACCTGAAATAGAAGAATATTATGATGGAAACACATCTTCTAATCCCAGACAGAGGAGTGGCTGGTCTGGTGGCCGGTCAGGCCGTTCAGGCCGGTCTGGTGGTCGATCTGGTGGCCGATCAGGTAGACAGAGTCGACAGGGGAGTCGGTCAGGAAGTCGGCAAGATGGTAGAAGACGAAGTGGGAACCGAAATCGATCAAGAAGTGGGGGCCATAAACGGAATTTTGACTGA
- the Ddx50 gene encoding ATP-dependent RNA helicase DDX50 isoform X3, producing the protein MVPAHQEPVVEFLEALPPPPSETKNKKTRKIEDLKVLRKNAQSDRRKSRHRSESEERTETRENGVTDAVDAPKPKKAKMREKLNGDAKEGLRFSDDFSPSHKSRRKDLPNGDVDEYEKRSKRVSSSENSHKSSDKAEETLTREQKEGAFSNFSISEETIKLLKGRGVTYLFPIQVKTFGPVYEGKDLIAQARTGTGKTFSFAIPLIERLQRNQETIKKSRSPKVLVLAPTRELANQVAKDFKDITRKLSVACFYGGTSYQSQINQIRNGIDILVGTPGRIKDHLQSGRLDLSKLRHVVLDEVDQMLDLGFAEQVEDIIHESYKTDSEDNPQTLLFSATCPQWVYKVAKKYMKSRYEQVDLVGKMTQKAATTVEHLAIQCHWSQRPAVIGDVLQVYSGSEGRAIIFCETKKNVTEMAMNPHIKQDVESYIHRSGRTGRAGRTGICVCFYQPRERGQLRYVEQKAGITFKRVGVPSTMDLVKSKSMDAIRSLASVSYAAVDFFRPSAQRLIEEKGAVDALAAALAHISGASSFEPRSLITSDKGFVTMTLESPEEIQDVSCAWKELNRKLSSTAVSQVTRMCLLKGNMGVCFDVPTSESERLQAEWHDSDWILSVPAKLPEIEEYYDGNTSSNPRQRSGWSGGRSGRSGRSGGRSGGRSGRQSRQGSRSGSRQDGRRRSGNRNRSRSGGHKRNFD; encoded by the exons ATGGTCCCTGCCCACCAGGAGCCTGTAGTGGAATTTTTAGAGGCTCTACCCCCACCTCCATccgagacaaaaaacaaaaaaacccgaaAAATAGAGGATCTTAAGGTGCTAAGAAAAAACGCACAG AGTGATCGAAGGAAGTCAAGGCACCGTTCTGAATCAGAGGAGagaacagaaacaagagaaaatggTGTTACAGATGCCGTGGATGCTCCCAAGCCCAAAAAGGCTAAAATGAGAGAGAAGCTAAATGGAGACGCCAAAGAAGGACTTAGATTTTCAGATGACTTCTCCCCATCTCATAAGTCAAGAAGAAAAGACCTGCCAAATGGGGATGTGGATGAGTATGAGAAAAGGTCAAAGCGAGTGTCGTCCTCAGAAAACTCTCACAAGTCCAGTGATAAAGCCGAGGAG ACTCTAACACGTGAACAAAAGGAAGGGGCCTTCTCTAATTTCTCCATCTCTGAGGAGACCATAAAGCTTCTGAAAG GTCGAGGGGTAACATATCTCTTTCCTATTCAAGTTAAAACCTTTGGTCCTGTATATGAAGGAAAAGATTTAATTGCTCAAGCCCGGACAGGAACAGGAAAGACATTCTCTTTTGCCATACCCTTGATTGAAAGGctccaaagaaatcaagaaacaattaaaaaaagcCGCTCACCAAAG GTACTCGTTTTGGCTCCAACAAGGGAATTGGCAAATCAAGTAGCCAAAGATTTCAAAGATATAACTAGAAAACTCAGTGTGGCGTGTTTTTATGGTGGAACATCTTATCAAAGCCAGA TTAATCAAATTCGGAATGGTATTGACATCCTTGTTGGGACCCCAGGGCGTATCAAAGACCATCTGCAAAGCGGCCGTTTGGACCTTTCAAAGCTACGCCATGTTGTCCTTGATGAAGTAGATCAAATGTTAGATTTAGGTTTTGCTGAACAAGTCGAAGATATTATTCATGAATCCTACAAAACTG attcaGAAGACAATCCTCAGACCTTACTTTTTTCTGCAACTTGCCCACAGTGGGTATACAAAGTTgcaaaaaaatacatgaaatccAGATATGAACAGGTTGACCTTGTTGGAAAAATGACTCAAAAAGCTGCAACCACTGTGGAA caTTTGGCTATCCAGTGCCATTGGTCTCAGAGACCAGCAGTTATTGGAGATGTCCTTCAGGTCTACAGTGGATCTGAAGGGAGAGCTATTATCTTTTGTGAGACTAAGAAGAATGTTACTGAAATGGCCATGAATCCACACATAAAGCAG GATGTTGAATCCTATATCCATCGCTCTGGGCGCACAGGTAGAGCTGGCCGGACAGGaatttgtgtatgtttttatcAACCAAGGGAAAGAGGTCAACTGAGATATGTGGAGCAGAAAGCC GGAATTACTTTTAAACGTGTAGGTGTTCCTTCCACAATGGATTTAGTTAAGTCTAAAAGCATGGATGCCATCAG gtctctggcttctgtttcttATGCTGCTGTTGATTTTTTTCGACCATCAGCTCAAAGACTGATAGAAGAAAAGGGGGCAGTAGATGCATTGGCTGCAGCATTAGCTCATATTTCTGGTGCATCAAGCTTTGAACCACGATCTTTGATCACTTCTGATAAG GGGTTTGTGACCATGACTCTAGAAAGCCCAGAAGAAATACAGGATGTCAGCTGTGCTTGGAAGGAACTTAACAGAAAGCTCAGTAGTACTGCTGTGTCTCAAGTAACCAGAATGTGCCTCCTGAAAGGAAATATG GGTGTTTGCTTTGATGTTCCTACAAGTGAGTCAGAAAGATTACAG GCAGAGTGGCATGATTCAGACTGGATACTCTCAGTGCCAGCCAAATTACCTGAAATAGAAGAATATTATGATGGAAACACATCTTCTAATCCCAGACAGAGGAGTGGCTGGTCTGGTGGCCGGTCAGGCCGTTCAGGCCGGTCTGGTGGTCGATCTGGTGGCCGATCAGGTAGACAGAGTCGACAGGGGAGTCGGTCAGGAAGTCGGCAAGATGGTAGAAGACGAAGTGGGAACCGAAATCGATCAAGAAGTGGGGGCCATAAACGGAATTTTGACTGA
- the Ddx50 gene encoding ATP-dependent RNA helicase DDX50 isoform X4, with amino-acid sequence MREKLNGDAKEGLRFSDDFSPSHKSRRKDLPNGDVDEYEKRSKRVSSSENSHKSSDKAEETLTREQKEGAFSNFSISEETIKLLKGRGVTYLFPIQVKTFGPVYEGKDLIAQARTGTGKTFSFAIPLIERLQRNQETIKKSRSPKVLVLAPTRELANQVAKDFKDITRKLSVACFYGGTSYQSQINQIRNGIDILVGTPGRIKDHLQSGRLDLSKLRHVVLDEVDQMLDLGFAEQVEDIIHESYKTDSEDNPQTLLFSATCPQWVYKVAKKYMKSRYEQVDLVGKMTQKAATTVEHLAIQCHWSQRPAVIGDVLQVYSGSEGRAIIFCETKKNVTEMAMNPHIKQNAQCLHGDIAQSQREITLKGFREGSFKVLVATNVAARGLDIPEVDLVIQSSPPQDVESYIHRSGRTGRAGRTGICVCFYQPRERGQLRYVEQKAGITFKRVGVPSTMDLVKSKSMDAIRSLASVSYAAVDFFRPSAQRLIEEKGAVDALAAALAHISGASSFEPRSLITSDKGFVTMTLESPEEIQDVSCAWKELNRKLSSTAVSQVTRMCLLKGNMGVCFDVPTSESERLQAEWHDSDWILSVPAKLPEIEEYYDGNTSSNPRQRSGWSGGRSGRSGRSGGRSGGRSGRQSRQGSRSGSRQDGRRRSGNRNRSRSGGHKRNFD; translated from the exons ATGAGAGAGAAGCTAAATGGAGACGCCAAAGAAGGACTTAGATTTTCAGATGACTTCTCCCCATCTCATAAGTCAAGAAGAAAAGACCTGCCAAATGGGGATGTGGATGAGTATGAGAAAAGGTCAAAGCGAGTGTCGTCCTCAGAAAACTCTCACAAGTCCAGTGATAAAGCCGAGGAG ACTCTAACACGTGAACAAAAGGAAGGGGCCTTCTCTAATTTCTCCATCTCTGAGGAGACCATAAAGCTTCTGAAAG GTCGAGGGGTAACATATCTCTTTCCTATTCAAGTTAAAACCTTTGGTCCTGTATATGAAGGAAAAGATTTAATTGCTCAAGCCCGGACAGGAACAGGAAAGACATTCTCTTTTGCCATACCCTTGATTGAAAGGctccaaagaaatcaagaaacaattaaaaaaagcCGCTCACCAAAG GTACTCGTTTTGGCTCCAACAAGGGAATTGGCAAATCAAGTAGCCAAAGATTTCAAAGATATAACTAGAAAACTCAGTGTGGCGTGTTTTTATGGTGGAACATCTTATCAAAGCCAGA TTAATCAAATTCGGAATGGTATTGACATCCTTGTTGGGACCCCAGGGCGTATCAAAGACCATCTGCAAAGCGGCCGTTTGGACCTTTCAAAGCTACGCCATGTTGTCCTTGATGAAGTAGATCAAATGTTAGATTTAGGTTTTGCTGAACAAGTCGAAGATATTATTCATGAATCCTACAAAACTG attcaGAAGACAATCCTCAGACCTTACTTTTTTCTGCAACTTGCCCACAGTGGGTATACAAAGTTgcaaaaaaatacatgaaatccAGATATGAACAGGTTGACCTTGTTGGAAAAATGACTCAAAAAGCTGCAACCACTGTGGAA caTTTGGCTATCCAGTGCCATTGGTCTCAGAGACCAGCAGTTATTGGAGATGTCCTTCAGGTCTACAGTGGATCTGAAGGGAGAGCTATTATCTTTTGTGAGACTAAGAAGAATGTTACTGAAATGGCCATGAATCCACACATAAAGCAG aaTGCCCAGTGTTTGCATGGAGATATTGCACAGTCACAAAGAGAAATTACCTTGAAAGGCTTTAGAGAAGGTAGTTTTAAAGTTTTGGTGGCAACCAATGTGGCTGCTCGTGGCTTGGACATTCCTGAGGTTGACCTTGTGATTCAGAGTTCTCCTCCACAG GATGTTGAATCCTATATCCATCGCTCTGGGCGCACAGGTAGAGCTGGCCGGACAGGaatttgtgtatgtttttatcAACCAAGGGAAAGAGGTCAACTGAGATATGTGGAGCAGAAAGCC GGAATTACTTTTAAACGTGTAGGTGTTCCTTCCACAATGGATTTAGTTAAGTCTAAAAGCATGGATGCCATCAG gtctctggcttctgtttcttATGCTGCTGTTGATTTTTTTCGACCATCAGCTCAAAGACTGATAGAAGAAAAGGGGGCAGTAGATGCATTGGCTGCAGCATTAGCTCATATTTCTGGTGCATCAAGCTTTGAACCACGATCTTTGATCACTTCTGATAAG GGGTTTGTGACCATGACTCTAGAAAGCCCAGAAGAAATACAGGATGTCAGCTGTGCTTGGAAGGAACTTAACAGAAAGCTCAGTAGTACTGCTGTGTCTCAAGTAACCAGAATGTGCCTCCTGAAAGGAAATATG GGTGTTTGCTTTGATGTTCCTACAAGTGAGTCAGAAAGATTACAG GCAGAGTGGCATGATTCAGACTGGATACTCTCAGTGCCAGCCAAATTACCTGAAATAGAAGAATATTATGATGGAAACACATCTTCTAATCCCAGACAGAGGAGTGGCTGGTCTGGTGGCCGGTCAGGCCGTTCAGGCCGGTCTGGTGGTCGATCTGGTGGCCGATCAGGTAGACAGAGTCGACAGGGGAGTCGGTCAGGAAGTCGGCAAGATGGTAGAAGACGAAGTGGGAACCGAAATCGATCAAGAAGTGGGGGCCATAAACGGAATTTTGACTGA